A genomic region of Mycobacterium sp. Aquia_213 contains the following coding sequences:
- a CDS encoding DUF2127 domain-containing protein, giving the protein MRKDRGINRWELVTCALAGHVTYAPEEQRLADRLSGTTGLGEVWRCLRCGEFVIGEPHGRGHAEDAPMIMRGKALRQAIIIRALAVERVFRAVVIALAAYAVWTFRGARGSIQATLDRDLPILRAAGFKVDQMTLVHELEKALAAKPSTLALLTLMLTAYALIEVLEAVGLWLLKRWGEYFAVIATAVFLPLEIHDLAKGITMTRLVTFSINILAVIYLVVSKRLFGARGGRKAYDEERRGEQLLDVERAAMTT; this is encoded by the coding sequence ATGCGCAAAGATCGCGGCATCAACCGGTGGGAGCTAGTCACCTGCGCGCTCGCAGGCCACGTCACCTACGCGCCCGAAGAACAGCGACTGGCCGACCGGCTCAGCGGCACCACCGGACTCGGCGAGGTCTGGCGCTGCCTCCGCTGCGGGGAATTCGTCATCGGCGAGCCGCATGGCCGAGGTCACGCTGAAGACGCCCCGATGATCATGCGCGGCAAGGCCTTACGGCAAGCCATCATCATTCGTGCGCTCGCGGTCGAGCGCGTGTTCCGGGCGGTGGTGATCGCGCTCGCGGCGTACGCGGTGTGGACGTTTCGCGGTGCACGGGGATCCATCCAGGCCACCCTCGATCGCGACCTGCCGATCTTGCGGGCCGCCGGATTCAAGGTCGACCAAATGACGCTCGTGCACGAGCTGGAAAAGGCGCTGGCCGCCAAACCCTCCACGTTGGCGCTGCTGACCCTGATGCTGACCGCCTACGCCTTGATCGAGGTGCTCGAGGCTGTCGGCCTGTGGTTACTCAAGCGCTGGGGCGAATATTTCGCGGTGATCGCCACCGCGGTGTTCCTGCCGTTGGAGATCCATGACCTGGCCAAGGGCATCACGATGACGCGCCTGGTTACGTTCAGCATCAACATCCTGGCGGTGATCTACCTAGTGGTCTCCAAACGGCTGTTCGGCGCGCGTGGCGGCCGCAAGGCCTACGACGAGGAGCGACGCGGCGAGCAGCTGCTCGACGTCGAGCGGGCCGCTATGACGACCTGA
- a CDS encoding oxygenase MpaB family protein, with the protein MTARNGQLAGPTAGTRFDTGVREAVPMPIDDEIAETAPRLGPESLIWKFYGDHRTQFFGFQRVAGVENCIEQLAQGVLDHSVIFSDTLGRAKRTAPPLMKTVYSDDPHEWGRKVRDFHKPIKGTISDGSRYHALNPELFYWAHATFVDQVIYNTDMFIRRLSDAEKEQIFTEGKVWYSLYGVSGRGQPETYADFVTYWDDMLERFVPHKTVLYGTGYIRKGIPGPRWMPKPLWKILSAPLNAYTRLVLVGTMPAQMRAVCQLEWDAKKEKRFQRFAAVVRALNPVLRRFPLWFLYTPWAAAAWRRAGVDPRLLHTRAG; encoded by the coding sequence ATGACTGCCCGGAATGGCCAGTTGGCCGGCCCGACGGCCGGCACCCGTTTTGATACCGGCGTTCGCGAAGCGGTCCCGATGCCAATTGACGACGAGATCGCCGAGACCGCACCGCGCCTGGGGCCCGAATCCCTGATCTGGAAGTTCTACGGCGATCACCGCACGCAATTCTTCGGCTTTCAGCGCGTCGCCGGTGTCGAGAACTGCATCGAGCAGCTTGCCCAAGGCGTGCTCGACCATTCGGTGATCTTCAGCGACACGTTGGGCCGCGCCAAGCGAACCGCACCGCCGTTGATGAAGACCGTCTACTCCGATGACCCGCACGAGTGGGGTCGCAAGGTCCGCGACTTCCACAAACCGATCAAGGGCACCATCAGCGACGGCTCGCGGTACCACGCCCTGAATCCCGAGTTGTTCTATTGGGCGCACGCCACTTTCGTCGACCAGGTCATCTACAACACCGACATGTTCATCCGGCGGCTGTCGGACGCGGAGAAGGAACAGATCTTCACCGAAGGCAAGGTCTGGTACAGCCTCTACGGCGTCAGCGGGCGCGGCCAACCGGAGACCTACGCCGACTTCGTCACCTATTGGGACGACATGCTCGAGCGATTCGTGCCGCACAAGACCGTTCTGTACGGCACCGGGTACATCCGCAAGGGGATTCCGGGACCGCGCTGGATGCCCAAGCCGCTGTGGAAGATCCTGTCCGCGCCGCTGAACGCCTACACCCGTCTCGTGCTGGTCGGAACCATGCCGGCGCAGATGCGCGCGGTGTGCCAACTGGAGTGGGATGCCAAGAAGGAGAAGCGGTTTCAGCGTTTTGCGGCCGTCGTGCGCGCGTTGAATCCGGTGCTCCGCCGCTTTCCGCTGTGGTTCCTCTACACGCCGTGGGCGGCGGCGGCATGGCGCCGGGCGGGCGTTGACCCGCGCCTGCTGCACACCCGCGCCGGCTAG
- a CDS encoding class I SAM-dependent methyltransferase, with amino-acid sequence MTDVHVSLPPALRRALDLLTDPPADPDASKGYLDLLGKSDDVPKNTGPIQAAWASPIGSMLYDNAQAFSRRLFAALQHPAEWLDIPPGGTVLDVGSGPGTVTASLARAAGKDGLALGVDISEAMLTRAVRNEAGPHVGFIRADAQRLPLRDNTVDAVVSMAVLQLIPDPAAALAEMARVLRPGGRLAIMVPTAGRAARAWQLLPNIGAHIFGEDEIGDILEENGFVSVRVKNIGAFQWVRGKNG; translated from the coding sequence ATGACCGACGTGCACGTCTCGCTTCCTCCCGCGTTGCGCCGAGCGCTGGATCTGCTGACCGATCCGCCGGCGGACCCGGACGCGAGCAAGGGTTATCTCGATCTGCTCGGCAAATCGGACGACGTCCCGAAGAACACCGGTCCGATCCAGGCGGCGTGGGCATCGCCGATCGGCTCAATGCTGTACGACAACGCCCAGGCTTTCTCGCGACGGCTTTTCGCCGCGTTGCAACACCCCGCCGAATGGCTGGACATCCCGCCGGGCGGAACCGTGTTGGATGTCGGTTCCGGTCCGGGCACCGTCACCGCGTCACTGGCACGGGCCGCGGGCAAGGACGGACTGGCCCTGGGCGTGGACATTTCCGAGGCGATGCTCACGCGTGCCGTACGCAACGAGGCAGGCCCGCACGTCGGCTTCATCAGGGCCGACGCACAACGACTTCCGCTGCGCGACAACACTGTCGACGCGGTGGTCTCGATGGCGGTACTGCAATTGATTCCGGATCCGGCCGCCGCCCTGGCCGAGATGGCGCGGGTGCTGCGACCCGGCGGACGGCTGGCCATCATGGTCCCGACCGCGGGACGTGCCGCGCGGGCCTGGCAGCTGCTGCCCAACATCGGGGCGCACATATTTGGCGAAGACGAAATCGGCGACATCCTCGAAGAGAACGGGTTCGTCAGCGTGCGCGTCAAAAACATCGGCGCGTTCCAATGGGTGCGGGGCAAAAACGGTTGA
- a CDS encoding SRPBCC family protein, with protein MADTDPEGIVSATRAISASAERIFELIAEPSSQPSWDGNDNLASSAPGQRVRGVGDVFKTTLTNGAVRENHVVEFIEATKIAWQPAEPGKPPPGHLWRWELSEINSTLTTVTHTYDFTALTDAKRLEKARSMTPEMLRESMDKLAMLAQRFE; from the coding sequence ATGGCTGATACCGATCCCGAAGGCATTGTCAGCGCCACGCGCGCCATCTCGGCCAGCGCCGAGCGAATCTTCGAGCTGATCGCCGAGCCGTCCAGCCAGCCCAGTTGGGACGGCAACGACAACCTCGCCTCGTCGGCTCCCGGGCAGCGCGTCCGCGGCGTCGGGGACGTGTTCAAGACGACGTTGACCAACGGTGCCGTGCGGGAGAACCACGTCGTGGAATTCATCGAAGCGACCAAGATCGCCTGGCAGCCTGCGGAACCCGGAAAGCCGCCGCCCGGCCACCTGTGGCGCTGGGAGCTCAGCGAGATCAACTCGACCCTGACCACGGTCACCCACACCTACGACTTCACCGCGCTGACCGACGCGAAGCGGCTGGAGAAGGCGCGTTCGATGACGCCCGAGATGCTGCGCGAGTCGATGGACAAGCTCGCCATGCTCGCCCAGCGCTTCGAGTAA
- a CDS encoding adenylate/guanylate cyclase domain-containing protein, which translates to MAPVPRTRYASCGEIDIAYQVFGDGPIDLLVLPGPLIPIDCVDSEPSMYRFHRRLASFCRVIRFDQRGIGLSSRLPSLDMIGPNSWAQDAIAVMDAVGCERATVFAPGFTSLAGLVLAADFPERVSNLVIFNGAAKTLRGPDYPIGSDESAAEPYTTVGVEPDAVEQGFDMLGIIAPSVAADDAFRAWWDHAGNRAASPSMARLFIETIRRSDVRDTLERVAAPTLILHRDNAEFSPIEHGHYLAEHIAGSRFVELPGEDALYWVGDTAPMVDEIEEFITGVRGGSDAERLLTTIVFTDIVGSTERAALLGDDRWRDLLDNHDAIVRHELQRFSGREVNTAGDGFVATFSSPSAAIACADGIIDAVRVLGIEVRVGIHAGEVEVRGGAVKDDIAGMAVHICARVAAHAGPSEVLVSSTLRDIVTGSRHRFTDRGESTLKGVPGEWRLYALVTAHAVVKR; encoded by the coding sequence GTGGCGCCGGTTCCGCGGACCCGGTACGCCAGTTGCGGCGAGATCGACATCGCCTATCAGGTCTTCGGCGATGGCCCGATCGACCTGCTGGTGCTGCCGGGTCCACTCATTCCGATTGACTGTGTCGACAGCGAGCCGTCGATGTACCGCTTTCACCGTCGGCTGGCGTCCTTCTGCCGCGTGATCCGGTTCGACCAGCGCGGAATCGGCCTGTCGTCGCGGCTTCCTTCGCTGGACATGATCGGGCCGAACTCCTGGGCACAGGACGCGATCGCCGTGATGGACGCGGTCGGCTGCGAGCGGGCGACGGTCTTCGCCCCCGGTTTCACCTCGCTGGCCGGGCTGGTGCTCGCCGCCGATTTTCCCGAACGAGTGAGCAACCTCGTGATCTTCAATGGTGCGGCAAAGACGCTTCGTGGTCCCGACTACCCGATCGGCAGCGACGAGAGCGCCGCGGAACCGTACACGACGGTCGGGGTCGAACCGGACGCCGTCGAGCAGGGCTTCGACATGCTCGGCATCATCGCTCCGTCTGTGGCCGCCGACGACGCATTCCGCGCGTGGTGGGACCACGCGGGCAACCGCGCCGCGTCCCCGAGCATGGCTCGTCTCTTCATCGAGACCATCCGGCGCTCCGACGTTCGCGACACGTTGGAGCGCGTCGCCGCACCGACACTGATCCTGCACCGCGACAATGCGGAGTTCAGCCCGATCGAGCACGGCCATTACCTGGCCGAGCACATCGCCGGGTCGCGCTTCGTCGAGCTACCCGGCGAAGACGCGCTGTACTGGGTGGGCGACACCGCGCCGATGGTCGACGAGATCGAGGAGTTCATCACCGGCGTGCGCGGCGGCTCGGACGCCGAGCGCCTGCTCACCACGATCGTGTTCACCGACATCGTCGGCTCGACCGAGCGCGCCGCCCTGCTCGGTGACGACCGGTGGCGCGATCTGCTGGACAACCACGACGCGATCGTGCGCCACGAGCTGCAGCGCTTCTCCGGCCGCGAAGTCAACACGGCCGGAGACGGATTCGTCGCCACCTTCAGCAGCCCGAGCGCGGCGATCGCGTGCGCGGACGGCATCATCGACGCGGTCCGGGTGCTGGGGATCGAGGTGCGGGTCGGAATTCACGCGGGCGAGGTGGAGGTGCGCGGCGGCGCCGTGAAAGACGATATCGCCGGCATGGCTGTGCACATCTGCGCCCGGGTCGCCGCCCATGCCGGCCCCAGCGAGGTCTTGGTGTCGTCGACGCTGCGCGACATCGTCACCGGATCGCGGCACCGATTCACCGACCGCGGCGAAAGCACACTCAAAGGCGTGCCGGGTGAGTGGCGGTTGTACGCCCTGGTGACCGCGCACGCGGTCGTCAAGCGTTAA
- a CDS encoding MmgE/PrpD family protein, whose product MDDLAGFVVGAEPSDLSAHPRALLKRNVLDSIACAVGSLDGELIATIREHTGQFSGSASATLVGGGRASVDQAAFFNAVLVRYPDLLDTYLTVGGLCHPADNFGAVLAMAEYVNATGADFLLALAVAYEVQCRFSAQVPVMARGLNHALQLAMSVAAGSAKLLGLDAERTAHAIAAAAADNVSVAAVHAEPVSNWKGISPAITGMRAVYTTILTGRGITGPRSLFEGPHGLVQLFDQPIDFNTADRGLTAVEQTYLKQYCALIHGQAIIDALLAIRTDNNLRGDDVARVTVEVFQTAYDIAGGGAYGAKDHPQTKEQADYNLKYLSAVALLDGGVGPEQLENERVLRSDVQELLARVDVVAAADLTADYPQRTATRVYVRTRDGREFAREESDYEGSPTRPMTWDRVVDKFGWLAEPFCDELLRADIVAAVEHIDEIAIGELTGLLGAVSAVPQRPRSRPRF is encoded by the coding sequence GTGGACGATCTCGCAGGATTCGTCGTCGGTGCCGAGCCGTCGGACCTGAGTGCGCACCCACGGGCGCTGCTGAAACGCAACGTGCTGGACAGCATTGCCTGCGCCGTCGGTTCACTCGACGGTGAACTCATCGCGACGATCCGGGAGCACACCGGACAGTTCAGCGGCAGCGCCTCGGCGACGCTCGTCGGTGGTGGCCGGGCCTCGGTGGATCAGGCCGCATTTTTCAACGCGGTGCTGGTGCGCTATCCCGACCTGCTCGACACGTACCTGACGGTCGGCGGCCTATGTCACCCGGCCGACAACTTCGGTGCCGTCCTGGCGATGGCCGAGTACGTCAATGCCACCGGCGCCGATTTCCTGCTCGCTCTCGCGGTCGCCTACGAGGTCCAATGTCGTTTCAGCGCACAGGTTCCCGTGATGGCGCGCGGCCTCAACCACGCGCTGCAGCTGGCGATGTCGGTTGCGGCCGGATCTGCGAAGTTACTCGGGCTGGACGCCGAGCGCACCGCGCACGCGATCGCGGCGGCGGCGGCCGACAACGTCTCGGTCGCCGCGGTCCACGCCGAGCCGGTTTCGAACTGGAAAGGCATTTCCCCGGCCATCACCGGCATGCGCGCGGTGTACACGACGATATTGACCGGCCGTGGGATCACCGGGCCCAGGTCGTTGTTCGAAGGCCCGCACGGGCTGGTCCAACTCTTCGATCAGCCAATCGATTTCAACACCGCCGACCGCGGACTCACGGCGGTCGAACAGACCTACCTCAAGCAGTACTGCGCACTGATCCACGGACAGGCCATCATCGACGCGCTCTTGGCGATTCGGACGGACAACAATCTGCGCGGCGACGACGTCGCGCGGGTGACCGTCGAAGTCTTTCAGACCGCGTACGACATCGCCGGTGGGGGAGCCTACGGCGCCAAAGACCATCCGCAGACCAAAGAACAGGCCGACTACAACCTCAAGTACCTCAGCGCCGTTGCGCTGCTCGACGGTGGAGTGGGCCCCGAACAGCTGGAGAACGAACGTGTGCTGCGCAGCGATGTCCAGGAGTTGCTGGCTCGCGTCGACGTCGTCGCCGCGGCCGACCTCACCGCGGACTATCCGCAACGTACCGCGACGCGGGTGTATGTCCGCACCCGCGATGGACGGGAATTCGCGCGCGAAGAAAGCGATTACGAGGGATCACCAACCCGGCCGATGACGTGGGACCGGGTGGTGGACAAGTTCGGATGGCTTGCCGAGCCGTTCTGCGACGAGTTGCTGCGGGCCGACATCGTCGCTGCCGTCGAACATATCGACGAGATCGCCATCGGCGAGCTCACCGGACTGTTGGGCGCGGTGAGCGCGGTGCCGCAGCGTCCGCGCAGCCGGCCGCGGTTCTGA
- a CDS encoding SDR family NAD(P)-dependent oxidoreductase gives MPLPPAGSDRAAIVTGASSGIGEQFAGILARRGYQVVLVARSADRLDGLAQRLGPNAHPLPADLSDRSARATLADRVAALGLTPDILINNAGLSTLGLVAKSVPEKEVNLVEVDVAAVVDLCSRFLPGMVDRGRGAVLNVSSVAGFGPLPGQAAYGAAKAFVLSYTHSLRGELRGTGVTATALCPGPVDTGFGEAAGFSKEEAEAALPRVMWIPADKVAQAGIDGLAAGKAVVVPGRLNRIASAFFRIAPPESLLPLLVRGHPAFKHD, from the coding sequence ATGCCTCTCCCCCCAGCAGGAAGCGACCGCGCCGCAATCGTTACCGGTGCGTCCTCGGGCATCGGCGAACAGTTCGCCGGGATACTGGCGCGACGCGGCTATCAGGTCGTGCTGGTAGCCCGCAGCGCCGACCGCCTCGACGGACTCGCCCAACGCCTCGGTCCGAACGCGCACCCACTGCCCGCCGACCTGTCCGATCGATCGGCGCGTGCGACTCTGGCGGACCGCGTCGCCGCCCTCGGCCTGACTCCGGACATCCTGATCAACAACGCAGGGCTCTCGACACTCGGGCTCGTCGCGAAATCTGTTCCCGAGAAAGAAGTTAACCTCGTCGAGGTCGACGTGGCCGCCGTGGTCGATCTGTGTAGCAGGTTTCTGCCCGGAATGGTCGACCGGGGTCGAGGCGCCGTATTGAATGTCTCGTCGGTGGCCGGATTCGGGCCGCTGCCGGGCCAGGCGGCGTACGGCGCCGCCAAGGCGTTCGTGTTGTCCTACACCCACAGCCTGCGCGGTGAATTGCGCGGTACCGGCGTGACCGCGACCGCGCTGTGTCCGGGGCCGGTGGACACCGGATTCGGTGAGGCGGCGGGCTTCAGCAAGGAGGAAGCCGAAGCCGCTCTGCCGCGGGTGATGTGGATTCCCGCCGACAAGGTCGCGCAGGCCGGAATCGACGGGTTGGCCGCGGGCAAGGCGGTCGTGGTCCCCGGCCGGCTCAACCGGATCGCGTCGGCGTTCTTCCGAATCGCGCCGCCCGAGTCGTTGCTGCCGCTATTGGTACGCGGTCACCCGGCGTTCAAACACGACTGA
- a CDS encoding PaaI family thioesterase, with protein sequence MSDEMLCIDYRRLESVYGPLAESIRRLVDLSIRTEADPSTVAAAKAKIDSAADELSSSARPGPFGVQVTPDGETIAWGNAVVGLRNPVAPPLVLHHEADGLVWSEFTLGAAYEGPPEHAHGGVSALILDHVLGATAHKLGRPAYTGTLTLRYRRRTALGRPLRAEAHIDRIEGVKTFSVGHIADEDGVTVAAEGIFISPKT encoded by the coding sequence ATGTCTGACGAGATGCTCTGCATTGACTATCGCCGGCTCGAATCGGTTTACGGTCCGCTGGCCGAGTCAATCCGGCGACTCGTCGACCTCAGCATCAGGACCGAAGCCGATCCCTCGACCGTCGCGGCTGCCAAGGCCAAAATCGACAGTGCCGCAGACGAATTGAGCTCCTCGGCGCGGCCGGGACCCTTCGGTGTACAGGTGACACCGGACGGCGAGACCATCGCATGGGGCAACGCGGTGGTCGGTCTGCGCAACCCGGTCGCCCCACCGCTGGTGCTCCATCACGAAGCCGACGGACTGGTGTGGTCCGAGTTCACCCTCGGCGCGGCATACGAAGGCCCGCCGGAGCACGCTCACGGCGGGGTGTCTGCCCTGATCCTCGACCACGTGCTGGGCGCGACGGCCCACAAGCTGGGTCGGCCTGCCTACACCGGCACCCTGACCTTGCGTTACCGGCGCCGTACGGCGCTGGGGCGTCCCTTGCGGGCCGAAGCGCACATTGACCGCATCGAAGGGGTCAAGACGTTCTCCGTCGGTCATATCGCCGACGAGGACGGCGTCACCGTGGCGGCCGAGGGCATTTTCATCAGCCCAAAGACGTGA
- a CDS encoding SDR family oxidoreductase, protein MVNIKGSTVVVTGGQRGLGKAIVDEFLSQGAAKVYATARSPKPSDDPRVVSVALDVTKADSVAALAIVASDADIVINNAGVLGAPKLVTSDIDEVREVFETNYFGALRVAQAFAPVLAENGGGALVNISSVLAWVGGFGGYGDSKAAIWSMTNSLRIELEKQNTLVTSVHLSYTETDMTTAFDVPKNDPRDVARQIVDGIRDGQVEVLADEDSRQAKAALSSPAQLVGAH, encoded by the coding sequence ATGGTCAACATCAAGGGATCGACGGTCGTGGTCACCGGCGGACAGCGCGGACTCGGCAAGGCCATCGTGGACGAGTTTCTGAGCCAGGGCGCGGCCAAGGTCTACGCCACGGCGCGGTCACCCAAGCCCAGCGACGACCCTCGCGTCGTCAGCGTAGCGCTCGACGTTACAAAGGCGGATTCGGTTGCGGCACTGGCGATTGTGGCCTCGGATGCCGACATCGTGATCAACAACGCCGGCGTCCTCGGTGCGCCCAAGCTGGTCACCAGTGACATCGACGAGGTTCGAGAGGTGTTCGAGACCAACTACTTCGGTGCGCTTCGGGTGGCCCAGGCGTTCGCGCCGGTGCTGGCCGAAAACGGCGGCGGGGCGCTGGTCAACATCAGCTCCGTGTTGGCCTGGGTGGGCGGCTTCGGCGGCTACGGTGACTCCAAGGCGGCCATCTGGTCGATGACCAACTCGCTGCGCATCGAGCTGGAGAAGCAGAACACGCTGGTCACCTCGGTCCACCTGAGCTACACCGAGACCGACATGACCACCGCGTTCGACGTGCCGAAGAACGACCCGCGAGATGTGGCACGGCAAATCGTCGACGGCATCCGCGACGGCCAGGTCGAAGTGCTGGCCGACGAGGACAGCCGCCAGGCCAAGGCGGCGCTGTCGAGCCCGGCCCAGCTGGTGGGCGCGCACTGA
- a CDS encoding 5'-methylthioadenosine/adenosylhomocysteine nucleosidase — protein MAVTIGVICAIPQEWAYLRSIMSEAQREQIAQTTFETGELDAHRVVLAAAGMGKVNTGLVATLLADRFHCHTIVFTGVAGGLDPRLHIGDIVIADRVAQHDFGLIEDGRLTPYQPGHVPFINPTERFGYPVEPELFDRVTRRLEGFTLPALPPAAGGTGTPPAITYGTVLTGDQYLHCESTRSRLHDDLGGLAIEMEGGALAQVCEAFGIPWLVIRALSDLAGTDSGVDFNLFVEQVAISSARVLLHLLPALG, from the coding sequence ATCGCGGTGACGATCGGCGTCATTTGCGCAATCCCGCAAGAGTGGGCCTATCTGCGCAGCATCATGTCGGAAGCGCAGCGCGAACAGATCGCACAGACCACGTTCGAGACCGGCGAACTCGATGCGCACCGGGTGGTGCTGGCCGCGGCCGGCATGGGCAAGGTCAACACGGGGCTGGTGGCAACGCTGCTGGCCGACCGATTCCATTGCCACACAATTGTTTTCACCGGGGTAGCGGGCGGACTGGATCCGCGATTGCACATCGGTGACATCGTGATCGCCGACCGGGTGGCGCAGCACGACTTCGGGCTCATCGAGGACGGGCGGCTAACGCCTTATCAGCCGGGGCATGTTCCGTTCATCAACCCGACCGAGCGCTTCGGCTACCCGGTCGAACCCGAACTCTTCGATCGCGTCACACGCCGTCTGGAGGGATTCACCCTTCCGGCGCTGCCCCCGGCGGCGGGCGGTACCGGCACCCCGCCGGCGATCACCTACGGCACCGTCTTGACCGGTGACCAGTACCTGCACTGCGAGTCCACCCGCAGCCGGTTGCACGACGACTTAGGCGGCCTCGCCATCGAAATGGAAGGCGGCGCGCTCGCGCAGGTCTGCGAGGCATTCGGCATTCCCTGGCTGGTGATCCGTGCACTATCCGACCTGGCCGGCACCGACTCCGGCGTCGATTTCAATCTCTTTGTCGAGCAGGTCGCGATCAGTTCGGCGCGCGTCCTGCTGCACCTGCTCCCGGCGCTGGGCTGA
- a CDS encoding TetR/AcrR family transcriptional regulator — translation MQSLDGTLAEIADIDRTILDNARAVFETYGVRRANIEDVAARAGVSRSTIYRRFPTKDDLVEQVVRREGELFFATLDRATAGCNPAEAVIEAFTLGVHLVQDSPLYSRIVESEPELFGLFSRSHAFPISQFADGIAHTLRRCGADIPEADLANIADVLLRVALGIIVFPTDRLDISDHAAVRAYAARYLVPIIGDLS, via the coding sequence ATGCAGAGCCTTGACGGCACTCTCGCCGAGATCGCCGATATCGACCGCACCATCCTGGACAACGCGCGGGCGGTCTTCGAGACCTACGGGGTGCGCCGCGCGAATATCGAGGACGTCGCCGCCCGGGCCGGGGTCAGCCGCAGCACCATCTACCGGCGTTTTCCCACCAAGGATGACCTGGTCGAACAGGTAGTGCGTCGGGAGGGCGAACTCTTCTTCGCCACCTTGGACCGGGCCACCGCCGGCTGCAATCCGGCCGAAGCGGTGATCGAGGCGTTCACGCTGGGTGTGCACCTGGTCCAGGACTCGCCGTTGTACTCGCGCATCGTGGAAAGCGAACCCGAGCTGTTCGGGCTGTTCTCCCGATCGCACGCCTTCCCGATCAGCCAATTCGCCGACGGGATCGCCCACACCCTGCGCAGATGCGGGGCGGACATTCCCGAAGCCGACCTGGCCAACATCGCCGACGTTCTGTTGCGCGTGGCGCTGGGCATCATCGTCTTCCCCACCGACCGGCTCGACATCTCGGATCATGCCGCCGTCCGGGCGTACGCCGCACGCTATCTGGTCCCCATCATCGGCGACTTGTCATAG
- a CDS encoding CGNR zinc finger domain-containing protein yields the protein MSEWPASHRFELATAPGGLGFVHDFLNTADEPDLLADTTLAQDWLAGAVPTWAELRGVPAEPPAVTGADLPKLRALRATIAQLVRGEAPGTAPISASLAVSENGEVRLEPAGSGWRWLASALWGEILLSQQAGTWRRLKQCHNHPCESTFYDRSKNNSGVWCSVKTCGNVANLRASRARRRERERAAEDGRLSPAPGAGAAGRAPN from the coding sequence ATGTCTGAATGGCCTGCGTCACACCGCTTCGAACTCGCTACAGCGCCCGGCGGCCTTGGGTTTGTCCACGACTTCCTGAACACGGCCGACGAGCCCGATCTCCTCGCCGACACCACGCTCGCGCAGGATTGGTTGGCCGGTGCGGTACCGACCTGGGCGGAGCTCCGCGGCGTTCCGGCCGAGCCGCCTGCCGTCACCGGCGCGGACCTACCGAAGCTTCGCGCTTTGCGCGCCACGATCGCGCAGCTGGTGCGCGGAGAAGCGCCGGGCACGGCCCCAATTTCCGCGTCGCTCGCGGTGTCCGAGAACGGTGAGGTCCGGCTGGAGCCCGCCGGCAGCGGGTGGCGCTGGCTGGCCTCGGCGCTCTGGGGGGAGATCCTGCTGAGCCAGCAGGCCGGCACCTGGCGACGACTAAAGCAATGCCACAACCACCCGTGCGAGTCGACGTTTTACGACCGTTCGAAGAACAACAGTGGCGTGTGGTGCAGCGTGAAGACGTGCGGCAACGTCGCGAATCTGCGGGCCTCGCGGGCCCGCCGGCGCGAACGTGAGCGCGCCGCGGAAGACGGCCGGCTCAGCCCAGCGCCGGGAGCAGGTGCAGCAGGACGCGCGCCGAACTGA